The window ACCGCTCCGCAGCAAACGCAACGTCCATGCGCAGGCAGCTCTGACCGGAGATTTTGCCCTGGCTGTGGACTTGGGCACGACTTCCATCCACTGGGCCGCACTTGTGGACGGCGAAGTAGCCGTCACGGGCAACGAGCTCAACCCACAGACCGGGTTGGGCAGCGAAGTCATGTCCAGACTGGCTGCAGCCTCTACTGCTGAAGGCCGCTTTGTTCTTCGTGCTTTGCTGGTGGATCATATCACCAGAGTCTGCCAAACCGTTGGCATCAATATGCAGGGCCAATGTAACGCCCTTGCCATCTCTGGCAACTCGGCCATGACATACCTCCTGCTTGGCAAGAAGCCCGATGACCTTGCCTCGGCTCCTTACACGCTCTCCTACACTGGCGGCGATGAGAAAAAACTCGGCCCCAGTTTGCCGCCCGCATATATTCCGCCCCTGCTCGCCCCCTTTGTTGGGGCCGATATCAGCGCCGGGTTGGTTGCCATCGAATATGGCGAAGAGCCTGAATATCCTTTTCTTCTGGCAGACCTTGGTACCAACGGCGAGTTCATACTCGCACTATCCCCCGAAGAGCGCATCTGTGCCAGCGTTCCCATGGGCCCTGCCCTTGAGGGCGTTGGTCTCTCCTTTGGCCGTACGGCCGGACCGGGAGCTATTACTGGCTTCAGGTTGACTCCCAAAGGTCTTGAGATGGAATTTTACGACAGGTCCGGCACTACTCCTGCCGGCATGTCAGGGACTGGATATCTGTCTCTCACGTCCGCCCTGCTTTCCCACGGTGTGCTTGACGAATCCGGCCGCTTCGGGCAGGGAAGCACTCCGTTGGCCACCAAATTGGCTGCCAGCGTGACAACCATTGCAGACGAGCCAGCTTTTGCCCTACCCCATGGACTATTCCTGCCCGCTTCGGATGTGGAAGAAATTCTCAAGGTCAAGGCCGCTTTCAACCTCGCCATGTCAGAATTGCTCAA of the Pseudodesulfovibrio sp. zrk46 genome contains:
- a CDS encoding ASKHA domain-containing protein, whose product is MSIFVTTHDGTRLALEHSPGDTLAKTIFLSRLWHGVPLCSGLGKCGFCRVRYLSDAPDYNRDELKKLGQEAVDQGWRLSCLHPSEPCKIEIPEPLRSKRNVHAQAALTGDFALAVDLGTTSIHWAALVDGEVAVTGNELNPQTGLGSEVMSRLAAASTAEGRFVLRALLVDHITRVCQTVGINMQGQCNALAISGNSAMTYLLLGKKPDDLASAPYTLSYTGGDEKKLGPSLPPAYIPPLLAPFVGADISAGLVAIEYGEEPEYPFLLADLGTNGEFILALSPEERICASVPMGPALEGVGLSFGRTAGPGAITGFRLTPKGLEMEFYDRSGTTPAGMSGTGYLSLTSALLSHGVLDESGRFGQGSTPLATKLAASVTTIADEPAFALPHGLFLPASDVEEILKVKAAFNLAMSELLKHAGIGPAGLARIYIAGALGEHVRLGDLETIGFLPPGTRSKTVKAGNTSLKGTALLLTDPAARDFAHKLPHTITALDLTSDEAFGDRYLKRMRFTYVD